The genomic segment CTCTGTTTGGCTTTAAGAACAATATATCTATGGCTCCAATGATAACAGGTAAGAGAGGTGTGCCACGTGCCGACATGCGTATCGACACCCTGTCTTATTTCAAGCCTCTGGAGCAACTATCCGTGCTTCGTTCAAAGGATCAGCGTTACTATCATTATCTATCCGACTTCACGTCAGCTCTTCGCCGTCAATATATGTCTGCCGACCCTTTGTTGGACGATATCGCTATTGGTAAGCGTCTAAGCCGTTCGTTCAACCGCAAATGTCCTCTTACCGAACAGCAGATAGCGGTGGCTCATGACAGTATAGCCAACGATATGGTGCGCGAATTAATTCTTGCCAATAGCGATGATTTAAAGTCGCAACTGTCAGCTGCCAACAAAAAAATGGAAGAGATTAAAAAGACGGCCAATATCTCTTCTTTATACTTATCAATTATTGACATAGACCCTAAGATGTCTGCCCAGCAGATATTGCCCACGATAACAGATAAGTATAAAGGTAAAGCTGTGCTCATCGATTTCTGGAACACGTGGTGCGTGCCATGCAGGGCAGCAATGTCGGCCATTCGTCCTTTGAAAGAACAACTTCATGATGTGGTGTATGTCTATATAGCTGATGCCTCATCGCCTGTAGATAAATGGGGCGAGATGATAAAGACAATAAGTGGCGTGCATGTGCGCTTGACCAAAGAACAGGCTGCTGCTCTTGCCGAAATTCATAAGTTCTCGGGCATTCCTACCTATTTTGTTGTAAATAAGGAAGGAAAGATAACCTATCAGAAGACAAGCTTTCCTGGAGTGGAAACGTTAAGGGAGCAACTGGTGTCTGCCATGCGTTAACATTCGGTCCAGAACAGTTGAGATACCGTTTATGTATGGTTGAAATTGCCCTTTCAGGCTGTTTCAACCGTACAGATCGAAAGAATTCATTATCATTGATTTGTTGACAATCTATGATAAAGGAGAAATCTCTAATATCTCTGATGAGTTTATCAGCTTTTTGCTTGATAAACGTGAAAATGTCTAATACATAGAATAGGTCTCTTTTTTGTCCTTGCCCCTGATTTGCAACAAACTTTAACGCTGTTGCCGCTGATTTGCGACAAGAAAGTAGTATCTTTGCCCCTGATTTGAAACAAATGCGTATGTTTAGACGAAATATCATCAGTAAATTGGAGGCTTGGAAGCAAGACAAAAAGCATAAGCCTCTTATCCTGAGAGGAGCTCGACAGGTTGGCAAGACAACTGTGGTCAATGAGTTTGGCTCTCAGTTTGATAATTATCTATATTTCAATCTGGAAAGAAATGAGAATGCCAAGTTGTTTGAAATGGAGATTCCTTTAGACGACCTGGTGAATATGCTGTATGCCAGTGTCGGTAAGGTTAAGAAAGAAGGAACTACACTTCTTTTTATCGACGAGATACAGAATTCTCCTAAAACCATAGCACTACTCAGGTATTTCTATGAACAGAGACCAGATTTGTATGTTATTGCTGCTGGCAGTCTGTTGGAGAATCTGGTGGATGTTAAAGTCAGTTTCCCTGTGGGAAGAGTACAGTATCTGGCTTTGCGACCTTGTTCGTTTTCGGAGTTCCTGGGGGCTATCGGCAAGAATAATCTGCTTGCCGTACTCTCGCAGAAGGCTGAGTATACGGTTGCCTTCCATGAACAGTTGATGCATCTTTTCAATCAATATACCATTGTGGGAGGGATGCCTGAAGCAGTGCAGCAGTATGCTGAAACCCAAGATGTCATTGGTATCGAAGATGTTTATGAAACTCTGGTGCAAGCCTATAAGGATGATTCTGAGAAATACGTCAGAGGCAATAAGTTGACTGACGTGGTGAGATTCATCCTCTCCTATGGTTGGGCTTTTTCGGGTGAGACCATTACGTTAGGCAACTTTGCCAATTCTGGCTATAAGTCAAGAGAGGTGGGCGAGGCTTTTAGATTGCTGGAGAAGGCTATGCTCTTGGAGTTGATTTACCCTGTATCTTCTACCCAGTTGCCGATTATCCCTGAGACCAAGCGAATGCCAAAACTCATCTGGTTTGATACGGGATTGGTGAACTATCAGGCGGGAATCAGAAAGGAAATCATTGGCTCTACCGATATGGTGGACAGTTGGCGTGGGCATATTGCAGAACAAATTACGGCTCAGGAGTTATTGGCTTTGGAAGATAGGGTGGGACAGCATCGCTCGTTTTGGGCAAAGCCGAATAACGGTGCAGAGGTTGATTTCATTTTTTCTCATAACTCCAAGCTTTATCCGATAGAGGTAAAGAGCGGAACGAATGCCCATCTCCGTTCACTTCAGGTGTTTATGGATAGTTCTGATGTAAACATAGCCATCCGTATCTGGTCAAAGCCTTATTCTATAGATAAGGTCAAGACCATTCATGGCAAGGAGTTTACGTTGATCAATCTTCCGTTTTATCTGATAGGTAATTTGCGGAGCGTATTGGATGCTGTTGTCGAAGAATAAAGGGTAGATACAAAAACAAAAGAATTCAGCAAATAAGCATCTTGGCTATTTGCTGAATTCTCAATTCATATTCTATTTTTTCCTTTTATTCTTTACTTGAAGTTGAGCTTGCCTTCGGCAATCTTCTTAGCTTCTTCTAGCTTGTTGGTGGTTATGAAGTCAACGCCGGAATCTACGCATTTCTGAATCTCCTTCATCTGGTCGATGGTCCATACATTCACCTTCATGCCCAGGTCGTGACTCTCTTTAATCCAGTTCGGATTTTTGAGGAGGGCACCACCATAGTAGTCGATGCCGGCAAAGCCTTTCTGCTTGATGACTTTGGGAGCCACGTCGCTGCCCAGATTGTAAACCCGGGCTTGTGGGTTCAGCTTCACGAGTTC from the Segatella copri genome contains:
- a CDS encoding ATP-binding protein, whose product is MFRRNIISKLEAWKQDKKHKPLILRGARQVGKTTVVNEFGSQFDNYLYFNLERNENAKLFEMEIPLDDLVNMLYASVGKVKKEGTTLLFIDEIQNSPKTIALLRYFYEQRPDLYVIAAGSLLENLVDVKVSFPVGRVQYLALRPCSFSEFLGAIGKNNLLAVLSQKAEYTVAFHEQLMHLFNQYTIVGGMPEAVQQYAETQDVIGIEDVYETLVQAYKDDSEKYVRGNKLTDVVRFILSYGWAFSGETITLGNFANSGYKSREVGEAFRLLEKAMLLELIYPVSSTQLPIIPETKRMPKLIWFDTGLVNYQAGIRKEIIGSTDMVDSWRGHIAEQITAQELLALEDRVGQHRSFWAKPNNGAEVDFIFSHNSKLYPIEVKSGTNAHLRSLQVFMDSSDVNIAIRIWSKPYSIDKVKTIHGKEFTLINLPFYLIGNLRSVLDAVVEE